GGGCAACATCAAACTTTGGATTTCGTCGCAAGCAAACCCGTTACCGATACCCCTGAGCTTAGTAAGGAAAATACGTTGGTGTCTTCTGAAAACCTAAATGATCCCAAACCAAATTTGCCGGAGACTGAGGTTGATTTTGGAGAGCCTTTGGAAGTTGAGGCTCCCAGTTTTGTGGTCCAGAATAACAGTGCTGTGCAGCCAACGACCCAGAAAACTTCCGAAGATTCAACCGATCTACACACCAATGAGATCCCAAATGTTGCCCAACctccttcttcttttgaaaaggagAATAACAAAGATACTAGCAAGTTGGAAAATCCGgatatttcttcatcacCATTAAGTCCAACTGAAGATTTGTTTCCTAATGACccagaagaagaaaatttattttcgGCGGCTTTGGGCTTGAATTCGAATACTGGTTCGCAGCCATCAGAAACCCAGAGTAAGCCATCAATCGATCCATCTGAATCAATAACTGTAACCGATAATCAAGATTCTCTTCTCTTTTCCCAACTCACTAATAATGCTTTGCAAGCAGAAAATGCTACGAAAGTATCCGAAAACACTATCAATGATGAGGAGTTGATAGATGATTCAGAATTTACTTCGCTTATGAGCAACTTTTTGGAAAGCAGTACTGTTCAAACAAATAAGTATCTCCCAAAATCATCAGCATCTCCGCCAGCCAATGCTCCAATTGTTTCTTCGGATgttcataaaaatgaaaatgctGGTACAGCGCGTAGAGCTCCTCAATCTGGAGCATTCGTTGCATCAAAGGCGAAATATTCTTCTCCTTATGATTTGCCCGAAGAAATAGTACAAGTAGCACAGCAAAAAAGGTCTGTATCACAAAATTACAACCGGCAGTACTCTTTTCAACCTCGTCCTGCTACTCCATCCAATCCCCCTCGTTCTTTACCTCCTCCTAGTGGTCAGGTGAATGCCCCAATGAGTCAAACCCCTAATCCAATTTCGTTTGCTTACCAGCATGGTACTCCTTTGGCGACACCTACCATGCGCGCTAACTCTTTCAATTCCTATCCAGCGTCTAGTGCTGAACCGATCAGGAGACCGGCAACCACCACCGTTGGACACACTCCTAACTTGTACAGCCCAAAGACTAATACGTACAATTCTCGACATATGGCATATGAAATGACAAAATCTCATATTAACGTTATTTCTCCGGGACCTTCTTTACAAGTTAATGCTCCATACACGCCGACTTCTGGCGAGCTTGGTAATAAAGTTAGCAACCCTACCAAGGAATTCGTATCGACATCGTCTTATGCACCTGCTGCCAACACAAGAAATGCTATTATTCGTGAACCCGGTATTCTATCACCTCTTTCTCCTCGTGTACAGCCTGTACTGTCTCGACGAGAAAGCATTATTTCGATGGGTTCATCTGCCAGTAGTTATGTTCCTTTGGAAATAGCACCAAGACCGATGTCTTCGCTTGAGCATACTATGAATTCTGCGATGTCTCCGGGTAATTTGCAGAGAACCGCAAACCTGTACAAACCAATGACGACTCCCAATGCATataatatcaaaaattccAACCAGAGGGAAACAAAATATCCTTATCAGCCGCAAGCTATAAATTACTCTGAGGTTACCCAGCCTGGTAGTTCTTCGTTACCGACAAGCGGAGAAGAAGCGAACATTATCAGAAGTCCAGGATTTACACCTTTAGCAGCACAAAAGGATGCAACCATATATACCCCTTCTCACGCACAAGCAACTTTATACGGTAATATGGATAATAACGACAGAGATAATGAGGGTATCCATGACATATTACAATCAGATATGGAACCTGTATTACCCCCTCATAACTCTGCTTACCATGCTAATGCTCCCGTAAGTTCTCATTCAGAAGGACTGAACAATAGACTTCCGATTTCACCCCTTCCACCCCAATTACACAAAACTGGCACACCTTCACATCAACATGGATTTGACACTGCTGAAACTACGGCGAAGCAATATGCACCATCTATTCCACCGAATTTTAATCCAAACGTAAGCATAGATACAATGACTGAAGGGGTTGCGCTCCCTTCGGCTACTCTTGATTCTGATAAAAGCTCGTTGCATAAACGTAGCGCTGAATTATCACGAAATAATTCTCCCCGCCCTGATTTCTTACCATTACCAAATCAGCCACTTTTGCATTCTAATTTGCATTCGCCTGTCTCGCCAGTTGTTGATAGTAATGAAGACTCTCgacttaaatttttaagtaCGCAAAGACCTGCATTTTCGTTTGGACCTTGTGGTACAATCGTTATGGCGTTTTCCACTCCCAGTGGTTTATACACAACTAGTGGCAAAGGTACCAAATTCATTGCAGGACCCattaaaatagaaaaattggGTGATGTGCTAACGGATGAGTATCGTCATCTAAAGGAGTTTAAAGGACCATACCTTGCCTCTAATGGAAAGGTAGATAAACATGGAAAAGCCGAAGCTATTGAATGGCTTTCCAAATATATTGACCGTCTAAACCAATCGCTAGAATACGACGATAAAAACATTACGCTTAAGGACAAGTTACTTTTACTACAGTGTTTGAAGATGCTACTGGAAGTGAGTGATCGTAAGCTAATAGTTGAAAAGCTTCGTCCTATCTTATTACCTTCCTTTGAAATTCCTGAACCTTGCAATACAGCTACTTCAGTTCAAGAGCTTATTAATCCTGAAATTAATCAGGATGATTCTCCAATTGTCGCATCTCGTTATTGCACAACTTCTTTCCTTCACCGATTTtatgaatatttattgtCTGGCAACAAAGATGAAGCGCTTACTTATGCTTTGCAGCAGAAGCAATGGCCATATGCGATTATTGTTGCGCATTCTATAGATGCAAAAACATTTCAGGGAGTAGTACGAACGTTTTGTAAATCAGAGGTCAAAGAATCTATGCTTAGATCTGGTGTTGGAgtaaatttacaattatcTTTGCAATTAATGTCTGATGCCCATGCGTCTTCAATGTCAGAGTTTTCGTCTTCTACGTCACTATTGAATTTGGCGGATCAATCGCAGGCAAGTAATGCTTTGGTAGCCTGGAAGGAGTTGCTGTACAATATTATTGCAAATCATTACTCTGACCAAAAAGAAGCATTGAGGGTTTTAGGGACATTACTACTCCAGGAAAACCGTGTTTATGCGGCACATCTGGTTTACATCTTAAGTTTATCACCGGATGTTTGCTCGAACAAATCGAATTCTCTTTTTGAACTTGTTGGTTTAAGTAAACATAACTTATATCCTTCGCATGATGATTTATTTGACGTTACACAATTGACCGAAGTATTGGAGTTGGTATTCAACGTCTATTCTGAAAAGACAcctgttttttttactcaCTTAGTACCATATCGCTTGTATGAAGCTGAAGTTTTGGCTGAAGCTGGTGAGGTATCTGCTGCAAGAAAATACTGTGAACTAATCGGAAACTACCTAAATCGTGTTGCAAAGAAGTCAAACAATGTTGATCCAGGTTTCGTTCTTCGTGTTCGCGATTTGACCCAGCAAATATTGGAGAATAGTGCAGGCAGTGAAGATATCTCTTCGTCTTGGCTTGGTAGGACAGTGTCTAGACCTAGACTGGATACAGTTTTATCGTCGTTGGGTAGCAAATTTAGTAAATTCGTAGCTGGAGATCCCAACTTTGATGTTATGCGTCCAGCTACGGTTGGGCCGGGACCATTTGGAAAGGTTGCCAgtcaaaagaatttaacAGTTCAAACAAATACTAACAATGCTGCCATGGAATCATTTTATTCCGACAGACCTACGTCTTCTGGACCTTCCTACCAAAACCGAACGCCTTTAACAGGCCAGGAGTCAATGAATATGGGAGTTTATTCACCTTATCGTCGTAGCACAGAAATTGCTGAGAATATGAGTATGGATGGCAATGCCTATCCTTATACTCCAGCTTCTCAAGAGAATCCCTATACCCCGCGTCATTCTCAAGAAGACAATGCATCTGTATTGTCACAACAACCCTTaacattttattcaaatgtCGCAGACAATTCATATATGCCTGTGTCTGCATCACAAGAACCGAAGATGGGTATGGGAACTGCATTTAATATGCCGACAAATGAGGTTCATGGTGTTGGAGCAGAGATGGCATCGCCTTATCAACCACTTCAACCGGCATCAGCTCATCTACCAAACTTACAACCTACCCTGGCACCCATCAATCAAAATGCCTATGTACCTAGTAATATTGCTCCGGCGATGGGGGCAATGCAAAGTGCACCGAGTGCAGAAGCAGTGGCCGCACCATCTGAGAGTTTGAATCTCAATAAAGATCGAAGTCAGCAAGCCAAACAAGCAGCAGCACAAAACGTGGCAGACTTGGTTCGTCAGGAAGAAGAGAaggaaaagcaaaagcaaaaagcaaagaagaATGCAGAATCTGGTAAAAAAGGAGGAGCAAAGGGATGGTTCTCAAAATTGTTAAGACGGGATGAGTCAAAGGATCAACCCACCGTGTATAAAGCGAAATTAGGGGAGAAATCCCATTTGCATTATGATAAAGAATTGAAACGATGGGTCAATGATGACGGCAGTGATTTGAGTAATCAAGCAGCACCGCCTCCACCACCTCCCATGGCGCTTCCCAAAGCCGGTCCTCCTTCCGCAGCACCTACAAGCGCTCTACCTCCTGCTGGTCCACCTGCAGGTGCTACAGCAATTTCCGGGAATCCAGGAATGCCGGCGCCTGTACCGCTTACTGGTAAGGAGACCGCTGTTCCTCTATCCTCTATGCCGAATGCGCCTCCCAGCGTTGCTAGCAATGCCAAGTTACCACCGGCTAGCAACAATCGAAAAGTTGATCCATTAGAAGATATTTTACAAGCGATGCCACCTCCGACAACACGTAAGGCTAGAGGGAAAACAAGTAAAAGATATGTGGATGTCATGAGAAATAGTTGATGGAAGttactttttgtttgttagTAGATATCTGAATAAAGTTGGAGTGAACAGGggtttattttattatattttatttcattttcatttcatttcatttttattgagACTACCGTTTGTATATGtggaattggaaaaaatagCGATGCATTAACTGAAGTTTGCATATTA
This portion of the Schizosaccharomyces pombe strain 972h- genome assembly, chromosome: I genome encodes:
- the sec16 gene encoding multidomain vesicle coat component Sec16, with product MDIESDHEPKESSVDLEGRHDSIRKSFEADDIDVTDENTIFSTSRKEQSTIEPMDSFVENNIANSSSQQSVSEIDIQLPSSEPKEGVKEESNLIESNSLDNVQEINPQNTIGDKSAHTEEESSNDNLVKITAGTIISDIMDEPVVDEDDKLSEEDLSKEDLETTLKGDENYSSSQKEIYDNDETIPKPPSPEVEKIETSTSVENAYITNSQYNDTLDMEDQTSDLITTFEHENEDHEVHEVPSIHGMEGTFETVNLTSEAGNEKEFNNDSVVLNTTPKEMQISSLDAVDKLEDKPVSNDNIKANIESSTTVDRASSQLESENNESTFFVHNQNSSGQHQTLDFVASKPVTDTPELSKENTLVSSENLNDPKPNLPETEVDFGEPLEVEAPSFVVQNNSAVQPTTQKTSEDSTDLHTNEIPNVAQPPSSFEKENNKDTSKLENPDISSSPLSPTEDLFPNDPEEENLFSAALGLNSNTGSQPSETQSKPSIDPSESITVTDNQDSLLFSQLTNNALQAENATKVSENTINDEELIDDSEFTSLMSNFLESSTVQTNKYLPKSSASPPANAPIVSSDVHKNENAGTARRAPQSGAFVASKAKYSSPYDLPEEIVQVAQQKRSVSQNYNRQYSFQPRPATPSNPPRSLPPPSGQVNAPMSQTPNPISFAYQHGTPLATPTMRANSFNSYPASSAEPIRRPATTTVGHTPNLYSPKTNTYNSRHMAYEMTKSHINVISPGPSLQVNAPYTPTSGELGNKVSNPTKEFVSTSSYAPAANTRNAIIREPGILSPLSPRVQPVLSRRESIISMGSSASSYVPLEIAPRPMSSLEHTMNSAMSPGNLQRTANLYKPMTTPNAYNIKNSNQRETKYPYQPQAINYSEVTQPGSSSLPTSGEEANIIRSPGFTPLAAQKDATIYTPSHAQATLYGNMDNNDRDNEGIHDILQSDMEPVLPPHNSAYHANAPVSSHSEGLNNRLPISPLPPQLHKTGTPSHQHGFDTAETTAKQYAPSIPPNFNPNVSIDTMTEGVALPSATLDSDKSSLHKRSAELSRNNSPRPDFLPLPNQPLLHSNLHSPVSPVVDSNEDSRLKFLSTQRPAFSFGPCGTIVMAFSTPSGLYTTSGKGTKFIAGPIKIEKLGDVLTDEYRHLKEFKGPYLASNGKVDKHGKAEAIEWLSKYIDRLNQSLEYDDKNITLKDKLLLLQCLKMLLEVSDRKLIVEKLRPILLPSFEIPEPCNTATSVQELINPEINQDDSPIVASRYCTTSFLHRFYEYLLSGNKDEALTYALQQKQWPYAIIVAHSIDAKTFQGVVRTFCKSEVKESMLRSGVGVNLQLSLQLMSDAHASSMSEFSSSTSLLNLADQSQASNALVAWKELLYNIIANHYSDQKEALRVLGTLLLQENRVYAAHLVYILSLSPDVCSNKSNSLFELVGLSKHNLYPSHDDLFDVTQLTEVLELVFNVYSEKTPVFFTHLVPYRLYEAEVLAEAGEVSAARKYCELIGNYLNRVAKKSNNVDPGFVLRVRDLTQQILENSAGSEDISSSWLGRTVSRPRLDTVLSSLGSKFSKFVAGDPNFDVMRPATVGPGPFGKVASQKNLTVQTNTNNAAMESFYSDRPTSSGPSYQNRTPLTGQESMNMGVYSPYRRSTEIAENMSMDGNAYPYTPASQENPYTPRHSQEDNASVLSQQPLTFYSNVADNSYMPVSASQEPKMGMGTAFNMPTNEVHGVGAEMASPYQPLQPASAHLPNLQPTLAPINQNAYVPSNIAPAMGAMQSAPSAEAVAAPSESLNLNKDRSQQAKQAAAQNVADLVRQEEEKEKQKQKAKKNAESGKKGGAKGWFSKLLRRDESKDQPTVYKAKLGEKSHLHYDKELKRWVNDDGSDLSNQAAPPPPPPMALPKAGPPSAAPTSALPPAGPPAGATAISGNPGMPAPVPLTGKETAVPLSSMPNAPPSVASNAKLPPASNNRKVDPLEDILQAMPPPTTRKARGKTSKRYVDVMRNS